The following DNA comes from Occultella kanbiaonis.
GTGCCGGGTGGTCTTGCCGACCTCCTCGATGTCCGAGGTGCGCACGCACTTCTGCACGCTCGTGGCGCGCGACCACGGTGGGGTCTGTTCGCCGGTCATGTACGGGATGAACGGGACCATGCCGGCGATCACGAACAGCGTGGACGGGTCCGGGGAGATCAGCGAGGCGGACGGCACCACGGTGTGGCCGCGGTCGGAGAAGTAGGTCAGCCAACGGCGTCGGATCTCGGCGGTGCGCATGGGTCCTCGTTCGGGGATAGATCGGGGCGGTCCTGCCGGCGGCCGGCAGGGCGCTACTCGGTGGCGCTCGGAGCGCCTAGAAGAACTCGTTCTCGTCGTCCGGGTCGTAGCCACCGGACTCGGCAGCGGCGCGGCGGTCGGCCGCGCGACGCTCCTCACGCACCCGGGCGGCTCGCGCCTGCTCCTCCTCGGAGGGCAGCAGAGCGGCGGTGAGGGCGGCCTCGTTCTCGGCCATCGAGGCCCGGAACGTCTCGCCGAGCTCCTTGGCGGTGGTGGCGAGCTCGGTGATCGAGTCCGCGATGCCGGCCGGGCTGACCGCGTGGGCCACCTTGCCGACGGTGTTGTTCAGCCGGCCGACCTGGCGTAGCACCAGCACGGTGACGCCGACGCCCACGCCGATCCAGAACAGCCGCTTCACTTCTTCTCCGCCTTGCCGAACAGGCCGCGCACCGCCAGCGAGAAGGCCGCCACCTTGATCAGCGGCGCGCCGACCGTGGCGGCGACCAGGGACGTCATCGCGGACACGTTCGTGGAGACCTCGGCCACCGCGGTCGTGACCGTGTCCACCTTGGCGATCTGGCCGTTGGTGGAGGTGATCGTCTGGGCGGCCTCGTCGATCACCGGGAGGGTGTGCTCGGTGATCTGGGCCAGGGACGTACGGGCCTCGTCCATGACGCGGCCGAGCTTGAACAGCGGGATCGCGAGCGCTCCCACGAGCAGCACGAACGCGATCGCCGCGATCAGACCTGCGATGTCTCCCAATGACATGACGCTGCCTCCTGAGGCTTCTGGGGCGGGGGGAAGATCCTCGGGGCGACACTACCGGTTGCGGCTCGGGAACCGGGTACCCGATCCGG
Coding sequences within:
- a CDS encoding DUF948 domain-containing protein, which gives rise to MSLGDIAGLIAAIAFVLLVGALAIPLFKLGRVMDEARTSLAQITEHTLPVIDEAAQTITSTNGQIAKVDTVTTAVAEVSTNVSAMTSLVAATVGAPLIKVAAFSLAVRGLFGKAEKK